The following proteins are co-located in the Armatimonadota bacterium genome:
- a CDS encoding prolyl oligopeptidase family serine peptidase: MLPETLLAIAAACLLTAACADVPGQARLPRIGGFRLQETRITSSVDGVEQPIIFGVPDPLPEGPLPLLVGLHTWSGDYRQMVEEYPRQAVRRKWLLVLPHFRGPNLTTNPNARQAGGSILAQHDIVDAVNWMREQFAVDPDRIMIIGDSGGGHMTSLMCTKYPDLFAAGVAYCPITDMRAWQKQHNGYQQHIEAVCGGAPGASPEVDFEYARRSPRTFITNAAHCNLLLAHGDKDPTIWPEQTWETFRGLKDLPDHKVLFESWSAGHVGKTSEGLDWAATMVRSTTPPSRLDIVTDEEKPYFWLTLGPTADLTFARCTALLTRKGQAVAKDTPAPETVLRLQVTDATVVRVSLGALGLSTPANLPEGMALEGSDLLARPGPGRHLFTIRFGDAQPE, encoded by the coding sequence ATGCTCCCCGAAACGTTGCTCGCCATCGCCGCCGCCTGCCTGCTCACAGCCGCCTGCGCCGATGTCCCCGGCCAGGCGCGCCTCCCTCGGATTGGCGGCTTCCGGCTGCAAGAGACCCGAATTACATCCTCCGTGGATGGGGTTGAGCAGCCCATCATCTTCGGCGTTCCCGATCCCCTGCCCGAGGGCCCGCTGCCCCTTCTGGTCGGTCTGCACACATGGTCCGGCGACTACCGCCAGATGGTGGAGGAGTACCCGCGCCAGGCCGTCCGGCGCAAGTGGCTGCTTGTGCTGCCCCACTTCCGCGGGCCGAATCTCACCACGAACCCCAATGCCCGGCAGGCCGGCGGATCGATCCTCGCCCAGCATGACATCGTGGACGCGGTCAACTGGATGCGCGAGCAGTTCGCCGTGGACCCGGACCGCATCATGATCATCGGCGATTCGGGCGGCGGGCACATGACAAGCCTCATGTGCACCAAGTACCCCGACCTGTTCGCGGCGGGCGTGGCATACTGCCCTATCACCGATATGCGCGCCTGGCAGAAGCAGCACAACGGCTACCAGCAGCACATTGAGGCGGTGTGTGGTGGCGCGCCCGGGGCTTCTCCCGAAGTGGATTTCGAGTATGCGCGGCGATCTCCCCGCACCTTCATCACCAACGCCGCCCATTGCAATCTGCTCCTGGCCCATGGGGATAAGGACCCCACGATCTGGCCCGAACAGACCTGGGAGACCTTTCGCGGGCTCAAAGACCTGCCCGACCACAAGGTGCTCTTCGAGTCCTGGAGCGCCGGGCACGTCGGAAAAACATCCGAAGGCCTGGACTGGGCCGCGACAATGGTGCGATCGACCACGCCGCCCTCGCGGCTGGATATCGTGACCGACGAGGAGAAGCCCTACTTCTGGCTCACTCTTGGGCCAACAGCGGACCTCACCTTCGCCCGATGCACTGCCCTCCTGACGCGGAAGGGGCAGGCCGTTGCGAAGGACACCCCGGCACCCGAGACCGTCCTGCGGCTGCAGGTCACGGACGCAACCGTGGTCCGGGTGTCCCTGGGTGCCCTCGGCCTGAGCACGCCCGCGAACCTGCCGGAAGGCATGGCGCTTGAGGGAAGTGACCTCTTGGCCCGTCCGGGGCCGGGCCGGCACCTGTTCACCATACGCTTCGGAGACGCGCAGCCCGAGTAG
- a CDS encoding trimeric intracellular cation channel family protein yields the protein MLLLILDYLGTFAFAVSGALKGVRKGMDLFGVSVLALVTAIGGGTLRDALLDVRPFWLGDQVYVLISLVAAGAVFVLYRLFARTERSLLVFDAVGLGVFTAIGAMKAQAADAGGLGMVTMAVMTGVGGGMMRDVLAGDIPVVLREEIYASASIAGALVLWGALALGLPETVAICAGAGLTVLTRILSILLKWKLPRRDPDSCREQ from the coding sequence ATGCTGCTGTTGATTCTCGATTACCTGGGAACCTTCGCTTTCGCCGTGTCCGGTGCGCTCAAAGGCGTGCGAAAGGGCATGGACCTGTTCGGCGTGAGCGTCCTGGCGCTGGTTACCGCCATCGGAGGCGGCACGCTGCGGGATGCGCTATTGGACGTGCGCCCCTTCTGGCTTGGAGATCAGGTCTATGTGCTCATCTCCCTGGTGGCCGCGGGTGCCGTGTTTGTATTGTACAGGCTGTTCGCCCGCACCGAGCGGTCGCTGCTCGTGTTCGATGCGGTCGGCCTGGGGGTGTTCACAGCAATCGGCGCCATGAAAGCCCAGGCGGCGGATGCCGGCGGTCTCGGCATGGTCACCATGGCGGTGATGACCGGAGTAGGCGGCGGCATGATGCGCGACGTGCTGGCCGGAGACATCCCCGTGGTGCTCCGCGAGGAGATCTATGCTTCGGCCAGCATCGCCGGAGCGCTTGTACTGTGGGGCGCGCTGGCGCTTGGCCTGCCGGAAACAGTCGCCATCTGCGCGGGGGCCGGGCTCACGGTGCTTACCCGCATACTCAGTATTCTGCTCAAGTGGAAGCTCCCGCGACGGGACCCGGACAGTTGTCGCGAGCAGTAG
- the uvrA gene encoding excinuclease ABC subunit UvrA, which translates to MSDRILIRGAREHNLNGVDLDLPGNALIVFTGVSGSGKSSLAFDTLFAEGQRLYLESLSTYARQFLQQLPRPRVERLEGLAPAIAIHQGSRSHNPRSTVATVTEVYDHLRVLYAAIGKPHCPRCGKPIGAQTREAIVGAILALEDTPQVSILAPVVRARRGEFRDLLEDMHKRGYVRVRIDGQLHDIANPPELDRRRKHDVEIVVDRIQLQGDVRARVSEAVEAAAELSEGDVVVAAEGKPDMLLSTRFACLPCGLSFREPTHASFSFNSPQGMCPECQGLGSTRTMDPALLVEHPEKPLTRGAIPLLPSLDNPQRRHWYEGVARRYGFSLDTPWRDLTDHQREVLLYGSGGELVEYYFKHPRHGWEWRHAEPWDGIIARLMWRQNRVRARVLRDKYEAVMHTGRCPACRGKRLKPESLAVTLGGLSISDLCERTVEDALRFITTLQLSRTEAQIAEDALKEVRDRLGFLSHVGLHYLNLDRSAPTLSGGESQRIRLASQVGSGLVDCLYVLDEPSIGLHHRDQGKLLDTLLHLRDLDNTIIVVEHDEQTMLTADYLVDFGPGAGEKGGEVVACGTPGQVKRNPASLTGQYLSGKRKIATPEKRRKGNGKVLKILGARHNNLRNVDVAFPLGTFICVTGVSGSGKSSLVTDTLYAALASRLHRAELEPGEHTAIQGIEYLQKVILIDQDPIGRTPRSNPATYTKVFDHIRDLFAQLPESRARGYAPGRFSFNVPEGRCGNCEGHGAVRLESDFLADVWVTCEVCGGERFDRETLSIEFKGHNIGDVLDLEVNDALELFGNMPRIRHILETLRDVGLGYIKLGQPATTVSGGEAQRIKLAKELARPGGEGCLYILDEPTTGLHFEDVRKLLEVLHRFVEGGSTVIVVEHHPDVIKNADYLIDMGPEGGADGGRVVARGTPEQVAQRLTSHTGAMLREMQELGRVRAAPEHHRRRSPRPRSEHIEVFGAREHNLKGIDVRIPRRKFTVFAGVSGSGKTSLAFDTVYAEGQRRYCESLSSYARQFVSQMPKPKVERVAGLSPGIAIEQRNAVRTPRSTVGTETQIYDYLRVLYARLGVPHCPECGDPLGARSVADVVEAILEHFGERRALILAPVKPSGNEEYLDVFTRLAKDGWNRVRVDGEILSLPYSGPHIDRRRRHHVELVVDRLTPHQSDRARLAEAVERAFSASGGEVIAAGWEPSDGEALRMSRDYGCARCGTSYPRITPRALSFNHWEGWCPTCEGLGVLRGLDPEIMVPDPRLSIRQGAVTIWDQIASGGLLERTLEALAEYGGFSLDQPFETLSPDQKRLIFEGSDAEFQVEPGLSVRFAGLSPGIEEGSAVSHHFRRQFTRAVGDLPCPECHGGRIRAESAAVRFRGMTLVDLCRLPLDDALAFLSEVQLTPDQSAVAGEILQEITSRLRFLVEVGLEYLHLHRPAPTLSGGEAQRVKLAGQLGSGLTGVMYVLDEPTVGIHPRDNDRMLAALEGLRDLGNTVMVVEHDPQTFSHADHIIDFGPDAGPSGGQVTAAGTPDVVKRVRKSRTGALLRGELAVPVPTNPREIGDPSAGGWLRIEGARHNNLKNIDVDIPLGRLVCVTGPSGSGKSSLIGDILYEELSYRLHGRNTMPGHHRAITGFESLQRVSGIDQSAIGYSPRSNAATYIGAFDPIRDLFARLPEAKMRGYTPRRFSFNARGGRCEACQGMGFRVVEMHFLPDVWVECEECRGRRYNRETLDIKYRGRSIADVLEMSVDQALEHFSEFPRIQAMLQILSDVGLGYLPLGQGAPTLSGGEAQRVKIARELAHPSAARTLYLLDEPTTGLHVADIRKLLDVLNRLVDAGHSVVIVEHNMDVVKTADYVIDLGPGGGEDGGRLVAAGTPAQIVEQAAGVTAPYLKAAMDASPREERAVVEVRRRTGRRTVDLPGGEDIKRPWEVDGERWHTRERVNEQGETPAWHDEALIQLAAMLRALPGAAEPDWSDRGRVLFSATGAPVEFARIRTDRRWVLDLSFRVPKGSFDEEDLAAELALPSWDDVDQVPIFGRGSRVRIRTRTRDYDRIAIQVHFESDVTSEAFRRFLARAWDEYRRVWAKEGD; encoded by the coding sequence ATGTCCGATCGTATCCTGATTCGCGGCGCCCGCGAACACAATCTCAACGGGGTTGACCTCGACCTGCCCGGCAATGCCCTCATCGTCTTCACGGGCGTGAGCGGCTCGGGGAAGTCCTCCCTGGCTTTCGACACCCTCTTCGCCGAGGGCCAGCGGCTCTACCTGGAGTCTCTGTCCACGTACGCGCGCCAGTTTCTCCAGCAGTTGCCTCGCCCGCGCGTGGAGCGCCTGGAAGGCCTCGCGCCGGCCATTGCAATCCATCAAGGATCGCGCAGCCACAATCCACGCTCCACCGTGGCCACGGTCACCGAAGTCTACGACCACCTGCGCGTCCTGTACGCGGCCATCGGCAAGCCACACTGCCCCCGATGCGGTAAGCCCATCGGCGCCCAGACCCGTGAGGCCATCGTCGGCGCAATTCTGGCGCTGGAGGACACTCCGCAGGTAAGCATCCTCGCGCCGGTCGTCCGCGCCCGTCGCGGGGAGTTCAGGGACCTGCTGGAAGACATGCACAAGCGCGGGTACGTCCGCGTGCGCATCGACGGCCAGCTGCACGACATTGCAAACCCGCCGGAACTGGACCGGCGGCGCAAACATGACGTGGAGATCGTCGTCGACCGCATTCAGTTGCAGGGCGATGTGCGCGCGCGGGTGTCCGAAGCGGTAGAGGCGGCCGCGGAACTTTCCGAAGGCGACGTTGTGGTGGCTGCGGAGGGCAAGCCGGACATGCTTCTGAGTACCCGCTTCGCATGCCTGCCCTGCGGCTTGAGTTTTCGCGAACCCACCCACGCCTCATTTTCCTTCAACAGCCCTCAAGGAATGTGCCCCGAATGCCAGGGCCTGGGTTCCACCCGCACCATGGACCCGGCGCTTCTCGTAGAGCACCCGGAGAAGCCTCTGACGCGCGGCGCGATTCCCCTTCTGCCCTCTCTGGACAATCCCCAGCGCCGGCACTGGTACGAGGGCGTTGCGAGGCGTTACGGGTTCTCACTGGACACCCCCTGGCGCGACCTCACTGACCACCAGCGTGAGGTTCTGCTGTATGGCTCCGGCGGCGAACTGGTGGAATACTACTTCAAACATCCCCGGCACGGATGGGAGTGGCGCCACGCCGAGCCCTGGGACGGAATCATTGCCAGGCTGATGTGGCGTCAGAACCGGGTGCGCGCCCGGGTGCTACGGGACAAGTATGAGGCGGTCATGCACACTGGCCGCTGCCCCGCCTGCCGTGGCAAGCGGCTGAAGCCCGAAAGCCTGGCGGTCACCCTCGGTGGTCTGTCCATCTCCGACCTGTGCGAGCGCACGGTGGAGGATGCACTGCGGTTCATCACCACACTCCAACTGAGCCGCACCGAGGCGCAGATCGCGGAGGATGCGCTCAAGGAAGTGCGCGACCGGCTGGGGTTCCTGTCCCACGTGGGCCTGCACTATCTGAACCTCGACCGTTCCGCACCCACGCTTTCCGGCGGCGAATCCCAGCGCATACGCCTCGCGAGTCAAGTCGGCAGCGGACTGGTGGACTGCCTGTACGTACTGGACGAGCCCAGCATCGGCCTGCACCACCGAGACCAGGGCAAGCTGCTGGATACACTCCTGCACCTGCGCGACCTGGACAACACGATCATTGTGGTCGAGCATGATGAGCAGACCATGCTCACCGCCGACTATCTCGTGGATTTCGGTCCGGGAGCCGGGGAGAAAGGTGGCGAGGTGGTAGCCTGCGGCACGCCCGGGCAGGTGAAGCGCAACCCGGCTTCCCTCACCGGGCAATACCTGTCAGGCAAGCGCAAGATCGCCACTCCCGAGAAGCGTCGCAAGGGCAATGGGAAAGTCCTGAAGATACTGGGCGCTCGTCACAACAACCTGCGCAATGTCGACGTGGCATTCCCGCTGGGGACATTCATCTGTGTCACGGGAGTCTCGGGTTCGGGCAAGAGCTCGCTGGTCACCGACACGCTGTACGCAGCGCTGGCATCCCGTCTCCACCGGGCCGAACTCGAACCCGGTGAGCACACCGCGATCCAGGGCATCGAGTACCTGCAGAAGGTCATCCTGATCGACCAGGACCCCATCGGCCGCACGCCGCGCAGTAATCCGGCCACGTACACCAAAGTCTTTGACCATATCCGCGACCTCTTCGCGCAACTGCCGGAATCGCGCGCCCGAGGATATGCTCCCGGCCGGTTCAGCTTCAACGTGCCGGAGGGCCGCTGCGGGAACTGCGAGGGCCACGGTGCAGTGAGGCTGGAGTCCGACTTCCTGGCGGACGTCTGGGTGACGTGCGAGGTCTGCGGGGGAGAACGGTTCGACCGCGAGACACTATCCATCGAGTTCAAAGGCCACAACATCGGCGATGTGCTGGACCTCGAGGTCAACGATGCCCTGGAGCTGTTCGGCAACATGCCGCGCATCCGGCACATTCTCGAGACCCTGAGGGACGTGGGGCTCGGCTATATCAAGCTGGGGCAGCCCGCAACCACCGTCTCCGGCGGCGAGGCCCAGCGCATCAAACTCGCGAAGGAATTGGCCCGTCCCGGCGGGGAGGGTTGCCTGTATATCCTGGACGAGCCCACCACCGGCCTGCATTTCGAGGATGTCCGCAAGCTCCTGGAAGTCCTGCACCGGTTCGTGGAGGGCGGCAGTACTGTTATCGTGGTGGAGCACCATCCGGATGTCATCAAGAACGCCGACTACCTCATCGACATGGGGCCTGAAGGCGGCGCGGATGGCGGGCGCGTGGTGGCCAGGGGCACGCCCGAGCAGGTGGCTCAACGCCTGACGTCACACACCGGCGCCATGCTCCGGGAGATGCAGGAACTGGGCAGGGTCCGCGCCGCGCCCGAACATCACCGGCGCCGATCGCCCCGCCCGCGCAGCGAGCACATCGAGGTTTTCGGCGCCCGGGAGCACAACCTCAAGGGCATTGACGTTCGCATCCCGCGCCGCAAGTTCACCGTTTTCGCGGGAGTCAGCGGTTCCGGCAAGACTTCTCTCGCCTTCGACACGGTCTATGCGGAGGGTCAGCGCAGGTACTGCGAGTCTCTGTCCTCCTACGCCAGGCAGTTCGTCAGCCAGATGCCCAAGCCCAAGGTGGAGCGGGTTGCGGGCCTGTCGCCGGGCATCGCCATCGAGCAGCGCAATGCGGTGCGCACGCCGCGCTCCACCGTGGGCACCGAGACCCAGATCTACGACTACCTGCGGGTGCTGTACGCGCGCCTGGGTGTGCCGCACTGCCCCGAGTGCGGTGATCCCCTGGGTGCGCGCAGCGTTGCGGATGTGGTCGAGGCCATCCTGGAGCACTTCGGCGAACGCCGCGCCCTGATTCTCGCGCCCGTGAAACCGTCTGGAAATGAAGAGTACCTGGACGTTTTCACACGCCTGGCGAAAGATGGCTGGAACCGGGTGAGGGTGGATGGCGAGATCCTCTCCTTGCCTTACTCTGGCCCGCACATTGACCGCCGGCGCAGGCACCATGTGGAACTGGTGGTGGACCGCCTCACCCCGCACCAGTCTGACCGGGCGCGGCTTGCCGAAGCCGTGGAGCGCGCTTTCTCGGCCTCGGGCGGCGAGGTCATTGCGGCGGGCTGGGAACCCTCGGACGGCGAAGCCCTCCGTATGTCTCGCGATTACGGCTGTGCGCGCTGCGGCACCAGCTATCCGCGCATCACCCCCCGCGCCTTGTCTTTCAACCACTGGGAGGGCTGGTGCCCGACCTGCGAGGGCCTGGGCGTCCTGCGCGGCCTGGACCCGGAGATCATGGTTCCCGATCCACGCCTGTCCATCCGCCAGGGCGCAGTCACAATCTGGGATCAGATCGCGTCCGGGGGACTGCTGGAACGCACTTTGGAGGCCCTCGCCGAATACGGCGGCTTTTCGCTGGACCAGCCTTTCGAGACCCTGAGCCCCGACCAGAAGCGCCTGATCTTCGAGGGCAGCGACGCCGAGTTCCAGGTGGAGCCGGGGCTCAGCGTTCGGTTCGCGGGTCTCTCGCCGGGAATTGAGGAGGGCTCCGCAGTCAGCCACCATTTCCGCCGCCAGTTCACCCGCGCGGTGGGCGACCTGCCCTGCCCCGAGTGCCACGGAGGACGGATCCGCGCGGAATCCGCCGCCGTGCGTTTCCGCGGCATGACCCTCGTGGACCTGTGCCGCCTGCCGCTGGATGATGCCCTTGCATTCCTGAGCGAGGTCCAGTTGACGCCCGACCAGAGCGCCGTGGCCGGGGAGATCCTGCAGGAGATCACCTCGCGCCTGCGCTTCCTGGTGGAGGTGGGCCTGGAGTACCTGCATTTGCACCGTCCTGCGCCCACGTTGTCCGGCGGCGAAGCGCAGCGGGTCAAACTTGCGGGGCAACTGGGTTCAGGGCTCACCGGGGTCATGTATGTGCTGGACGAACCAACAGTGGGTATCCACCCCAGGGATAATGACCGGATGCTGGCGGCTCTCGAAGGCCTGCGCGACCTGGGCAACACGGTGATGGTGGTGGAACACGACCCACAGACCTTCAGTCACGCGGATCACATCATCGACTTCGGTCCGGATGCCGGACCTTCCGGGGGGCAGGTCACAGCGGCCGGCACTCCGGATGTGGTCAAGAGAGTGCGCAAGTCCCGCACCGGAGCCCTCCTGCGCGGCGAACTTGCAGTTCCGGTGCCCACCAATCCGCGCGAAATCGGCGACCCTTCCGCGGGAGGCTGGCTGCGCATCGAAGGCGCCCGCCACAACAACCTGAAGAACATCGACGTGGATATCCCACTGGGCCGGCTGGTGTGCGTCACCGGGCCCTCGGGTTCAGGCAAGAGCTCACTCATTGGAGACATCCTGTACGAGGAGTTGTCTTACCGCCTGCATGGCCGCAACACCATGCCCGGCCATCATCGGGCGATCACCGGGTTCGAATCTCTGCAACGCGTGTCGGGCATCGACCAGTCGGCCATCGGCTACTCGCCGCGCTCCAATGCGGCAACATACATCGGTGCCTTCGACCCGATTCGCGACCTTTTCGCCCGGTTGCCTGAGGCAAAGATGCGGGGCTACACGCCGCGCCGATTTTCCTTCAACGCCCGGGGCGGTCGGTGCGAGGCCTGCCAGGGCATGGGCTTCCGGGTGGTAGAGATGCACTTCCTGCCCGATGTCTGGGTGGAGTGCGAGGAGTGCCGAGGCCGGCGCTACAACCGCGAGACGCTGGACATCAAGTACCGTGGCCGCAGCATTGCCGACGTGCTGGAGATGTCCGTGGACCAGGCGCTGGAGCATTTCTCGGAGTTCCCGCGCATCCAGGCGATGCTCCAAATCCTCTCGGACGTGGGACTGGGATACCTGCCGCTGGGACAGGGAGCGCCCACGCTCTCCGGCGGCGAGGCCCAACGGGTGAAGATTGCGCGGGAACTGGCTCACCCGTCCGCTGCGCGCACTCTCTACCTGCTGGACGAGCCTACCACCGGCCTGCACGTGGCGGACATTCGCAAGCTGCTGGATGTCCTGAACCGCCTGGTCGATGCCGGGCATTCGGTGGTCATCGTCGAGCACAATATGGACGTGGTGAAGACCGCTGACTACGTGATTGATCTCGGTCCCGGTGGCGGCGAGGACGGTGGGCGTTTGGTGGCCGCGGGCACGCCGGCACAGATCGTCGAACAGGCTGCCGGCGTCACCGCACCTTATTTGAAGGCCGCGATGGATGCCAGCCCGCGCGAGGAACGCGCCGTGGTTGAGGTCCGTCGCCGCACTGGGCGTCGGACTGTTGACCTGCCCGGCGGCGAGGACATCAAGCGCCCGTGGGAGGTGGATGGGGAGCGCTGGCATACCCGGGAACGCGTGAATGAGCAGGGCGAGACGCCTGCATGGCACGACGAGGCGCTGATCCAGTTGGCGGCGATGCTGCGCGCACTGCCGGGCGCGGCCGAGCCGGACTGGTCGGACCGGGGCCGCGTGTTGTTCTCGGCCACAGGCGCCCCGGTGGAGTTCGCCCGCATTCGCACCGACCGACGCTGGGTGCTGGACCTGTCCTTCCGGGTGCCCAAGGGCTCCTTCGACGAGGAGGATCTGGCTGCAGAACTCGCTTTGCCGAGCTGGGACGACGTGGACCAGGTTCCCATCTTCGGCCGGGGCTCTCGGGTCCGCATCCGCACCCGTACCCGGGACTACGACCGCATCGCCATCCAGGTGCATTTCGAGTCCGACGTCACCAGCGAGGCATTTCGACGCTTCCTCGCCCGCGCCTGGGATGAGTACCGCCGCGTCTGGGCGAAGGAGGGCGACTGA
- a CDS encoding small multi-drug export protein has translation MAEQLWHAIQGLPDWLAVAILSAAPISEVRGGIPVGLCYYDMPIWLCLPVAILSNVVSVLWIVPTYNWMARTFDSTPGLGSLFRWLTARAEKRKSLVEKYGVLAVTIFVAVPLPVTGAWTGSVIASVFRMPFAKAALCMLLGVLIASIIVTGLTLGGVEVFNAIHVSPDVAASQ, from the coding sequence TTGGCTGAGCAACTCTGGCACGCCATCCAGGGGTTGCCCGACTGGCTGGCTGTCGCCATTCTCTCTGCCGCGCCGATCAGCGAAGTCCGGGGTGGGATCCCGGTCGGCCTGTGTTACTACGACATGCCCATCTGGCTTTGCCTGCCGGTGGCGATCCTGTCCAATGTGGTCTCGGTGCTGTGGATCGTGCCCACCTATAACTGGATGGCGCGGACCTTCGACTCCACCCCCGGACTGGGCAGTCTGTTCCGGTGGCTCACGGCGAGGGCCGAAAAGCGCAAGAGCCTGGTGGAGAAGTACGGAGTCCTCGCGGTGACTATTTTCGTGGCGGTACCGCTGCCCGTGACCGGGGCATGGACGGGGAGCGTGATCGCCTCCGTCTTCCGTATGCCCTTCGCAAAGGCCGCCCTGTGTATGTTGCTGGGCGTCCTCATCGCCAGCATCATCGTGACGGGGCTTACCCTTGGTGGCGTCGAAGTGTTCAATGCCATCCACGTGAGTCCTGATGTCGCCGCAAGCCAGTGA
- a CDS encoding DUF1559 domain-containing protein — translation MEVSAVTHRRTGFTLIELLVVIAIIAILAAILFPVFARAREKARQSSCLSNVKQIGIAFLAYTQDYDEKFPLMYWSGATSRWEPYGVWWGGEIAPYIKNTQIFLCPSKNDTTCSYIYNVYLNGRKDADIQKPAETVTIADSTGNGWWGIDGNTMVIYGHANCRIKDVHNEGANFGFCDGHAKWQKRENWIPSQWNPTWTP, via the coding sequence ATGGAGGTCAGCGCTGTGACGCACCGCAGAACCGGTTTCACCTTGATTGAACTGCTCGTCGTGATCGCGATCATCGCCATTCTGGCGGCGATCCTCTTTCCCGTATTCGCCCGCGCCCGGGAAAAGGCCCGGCAATCATCCTGTCTTAGCAATGTGAAGCAGATCGGTATCGCCTTCTTGGCCTACACGCAGGACTACGATGAAAAGTTTCCGCTCATGTACTGGTCCGGCGCCACGAGCCGCTGGGAGCCGTATGGTGTCTGGTGGGGTGGGGAGATTGCTCCCTACATCAAGAACACCCAGATCTTCCTGTGTCCAAGCAAGAACGACACGACGTGTAGCTATATCTACAATGTGTACCTGAATGGTCGCAAGGATGCGGATATCCAGAAGCCCGCTGAGACCGTGACCATCGCCGACAGCACCGGCAACGGATGGTGGGGTATTGACGGCAACACCATGGTGATCTACGGGCACGCCAACTGCCGCATCAAGGATGTTCACAACGAGGGCGCCAACTTCGGTTTCTGCGACGGCCACGCCAAGTGGCAGAAGCGGGAGAACTGGATACCCAGCCAGTGGAACCCGACTTGGACGCCGTAG
- a CDS encoding C-terminal binding protein, whose product MSKLTVYVSDYTLAEDMDLEQKILDQIDAKIDRAQCKTVDEVLATIGDPDAIITQWAPLPREVLSKLTKCKAICRNGVGVDNIDLDACKDLGIAVLNVPAYCVQDVADHALTLSLALCRRLQQTIDFVRGGGWGEDPILPAHRLDQLVYGVVGLGRIGRASAVRAKPFYRKVIGYDAFMPNANVPEVDEVKSSLEELLGEADIITLHVPGTAETRQMMNAERFAQMKKGAFLVNTCRGSVVHTDDLVAALQSGHLGGAGLDVHDPEPLPQDHPLRSMPNVIITPHVAYYSIEAVIQAREETAQNLVLFFQGKQPISRLV is encoded by the coding sequence ATGTCAAAGCTGACCGTGTACGTGTCTGATTACACTCTCGCGGAGGACATGGATCTCGAACAGAAGATCCTTGACCAGATCGACGCGAAGATCGACCGCGCGCAGTGCAAGACCGTCGACGAAGTGCTTGCTACCATCGGGGATCCCGACGCAATCATCACCCAGTGGGCCCCATTGCCACGAGAGGTGCTCAGCAAGCTGACGAAGTGCAAGGCCATCTGCCGCAATGGGGTGGGCGTGGACAATATTGACCTCGATGCGTGCAAGGACCTGGGCATCGCGGTCCTCAATGTCCCCGCTTACTGCGTCCAGGATGTGGCCGACCACGCCCTGACCCTGTCGTTGGCCTTGTGCCGCAGGTTGCAGCAGACCATCGATTTCGTCCGTGGTGGAGGCTGGGGCGAGGACCCGATCTTGCCGGCTCACCGCCTGGATCAGCTGGTCTACGGCGTGGTGGGTCTTGGGCGCATCGGCCGGGCATCTGCTGTGCGTGCAAAGCCCTTCTATCGGAAGGTCATTGGCTACGACGCCTTCATGCCCAACGCCAATGTGCCGGAAGTGGACGAGGTCAAATCAAGCCTTGAGGAACTTCTGGGCGAAGCCGACATCATTACGCTCCACGTGCCCGGCACCGCGGAAACCAGGCAGATGATGAATGCCGAGCGCTTCGCGCAGATGAAAAAGGGTGCGTTCCTGGTGAACACCTGTCGTGGCAGCGTAGTCCACACCGACGACCTTGTGGCGGCGCTGCAGTCCGGGCATCTCGGCGGCGCCGGACTCGACGTACACGATCCGGAACCCCTCCCGCAGGACCACCCCCTGCGCTCCATGCCCAATGTCATCATCACCCCCCACGTGGCCTATTACTCAATAGAGGCCGTCATCCAGGCCCGCGAGGAGACCGCCCAGAACCTGGTGCTCTTCTTCCAGGGCAAACAGCCCATTTCGCGCCTGGTCTAG